Within Chlamydia pneumoniae TW-183, the genomic segment AAGAGCCCCACCCAGACCTCTTAAAACTTCTGAAGAATACTCCCCTAACTCTCCTTCACAATACCACGCATGTCATTCCTAACACTCTTAATATTGTAGGACTTGGGGATCTGTTCGCTAGACAATTCCATCCTGAACAGGCATTCAAAAACTATGATCCTTCTCTCCCAGGCCTTCTCCTTTCTCATAATCCTGATGGCATAACTAGGCTGCAACAATACCCTGGAGATTTTGTACTTTCAGGACATTCCCACGGTCCACAAGTTACTTTGTCCTGGCCGAAGTTTGCTCGAAAATTCTTTGAAAGGCTGTCAGGATTAGAAAATCCCTATCTTGCACGCGGGTATTTCGTTACTAAGGAAGGAAAACAACTCTACGTAAACCGCGGTCTCGGCGGACTAAAAAGAATTCGCTTCTGCTCCCCTCCTGAAATCTGCTACATCACATGTTCCTATGATTAAGTCTTCTCTAATACTTCTTAGTGGAGGACAAGGTACACGTTTTGGATCTAAAATTCCTAAGCAGTACCTCCCTCTAAATGGAACTCCCTTAGTTCTTCACTCATTAAAGATACTCTCTTCTTTGCCACAAATTGCTGAGGTGATTGTTGTTTGCGACCCCTCATATCAAGAAACCTTTCAAGAATATCCTGTCTCTTTTGCCATTCCTGGAGAGCGTCGCCAAGATTCTGTCTTTTCAGGACTACAGCAAGTCTCCTATCCCTGGGTAATCATCCACGATGGAGCACGTCCTTTTATCTATCCCGACGAAATTCATGATTTATTAGAAACAGCAGAAAAGATCGGGGCGACAGCTCTAGCGTCTCCGATTCCCTATACCATAAAACAACGCAATCCTGTGCGCACTCTGGACCGAGACAATTTAGCAATAATTCATACCCCTCAGTGTATAAAAACGGAAATCCTCAGAGAGGGTCTAGCTCTTGCAAAAGAAAAACAGCTCACACTGGTAGACGACATCGAAGCTGCTGAAATCATAGGCAA encodes:
- the ispD gene encoding 2-C-methyl-D-erythritol 4-phosphate cytidylyltransferase; the encoded protein is MIKSSLILLSGGQGTRFGSKIPKQYLPLNGTPLVLHSLKILSSLPQIAEVIVVCDPSYQETFQEYPVSFAIPGERRQDSVFSGLQQVSYPWVIIHDGARPFIYPDEIHDLLETAEKIGATALASPIPYTIKQRNPVRTLDRDNLAIIHTPQCIKTEILREGLALAKEKQLTLVDDIEAAEIIGKPSQLVFNKHPQIKISYPEDLTIAQALL